In Aquila chrysaetos chrysaetos chromosome 10, bAquChr1.4, whole genome shotgun sequence, the following proteins share a genomic window:
- the TRIM59 gene encoding tripartite motif-containing protein 59 isoform X2 codes for MEPRTETYLSSSQNGIFWQITSIPIVGRSPRSSRQKLSCLLLSSFRVNFSSSAEEQPVWQDRAKEEERKRGRSGPSRFHFNSTHASHFITDDDGDQDMHHFEEELTCSICYSIFEDPRVLPCSHTFCRNCLEGVIQLSSNFSIWRPLRVPLKCPNCRSIVEIPAAGTESLPINFALKAIIEKYQQEDHSDVATCSEHYRQPLNVYCLLDRKLVCGHCLTIGKHNGHPIDDLHSAYIKEKQTSGKLLEQLTDKYWTDVCLLIEKLKEQKFQCESIVQDDKKVVVQYFKKLSDTLEHKKQALLTALDEINTHILEEYEPLIEKLKKIREEQLELMSLNTSIQKEESPLIFLEKVDDMHQRIKALKQKQLPDVKPVEIYPRIGHLLKDVWSKTEIGQINKILTPKIKLIPKRKLRSKGSGKEGRESKELLQAVKKHLGLQTG; via the exons ATGGAGCCTCGAACAGAGACATACCTTTCATCTTCACAGAATGGTATCTTCTGGCAGATCACAAGCATTCCCA TAGTTGGCAGATCCCCCCGCAGCAGCCGTCAGAAGCTCTCATGTCTCTTGCTCTCCAGCTTCAGGGTGAATTTCTCCTCAAGCGCCGAAGAACAACCCGTTTGGCAGGACCGCGcgaaagaggaggaaagaaagcgCGGCCGCTCTGGACCGAGCCGCTTCCACTTTAATTCCACTCATGCCTCGCATTTCATTACCGACGATGACGGCGACCAG gaCATGCATCACTTTGAGGAAGAATTAACGTGTTCCATTTGCTATAGCATATTTGAAGATCCACGCGTTCTGCCCTGTTCCCACACGTTTTGTAGGAACTGTCTGGAAGGCGTTATTCAGCTGTCAAGCAACTTTTCCATTTGGAGACCCCTGAGAGTTCCTCTGAAGTGTCCTAACTGTAGGAGTATTGTTGAAAttcctgctgctggcactgaaTCGTTGCCTATCAACTTTGCATTGAAAGCTATTATTGAGAAATACCAACAGGAAGATCACTCCGATGTTGCAACCTGCAGTGAACACTATAGGCAACCGCTGAACGTTTACTGTCTTTTGGATAGAAAATTGGTGTGTGGCCATTGCCTTACAATAGGAAAACACAACGGTCATCCAATAGATGATCTTCATAGTGCctacataaaagaaaagcagacttCTGGAAAACTTCTCGAGCAGCTAACCGATAAATACTGGACTGATGTATGTTTGCTTattgaaaagctgaaggaaCAGAAGTTCCAGTGTGAAAGCATTGTTCAGGACGATAAAAAAGTAGTAGtgcagtattttaagaaacttAGCGATACCTTGGAGCACAAAAAACAAGCTCTGCTGACCGCACTAGATGAAATTAACACACACATTTTGGAAGAATATGAGCCTCTCATtgagaagttgaaaaaaataagggaagaaCAGCTTGAATTAATGTCACTGAATACATCTATTCAAAAAGAAGAGTCACCGCTTATTTTTCTTGAGAAGGTGGATGATATGCATCAGCGTATAAAAGCTTTGAAACAGAAGCAACTACCAGATGTTAAACCTGTGGAGATTTATCCGCGGATTGGGCACCTGTTGAAAGATGTGTGGTCTAAAACTGAAATTGGTCAGATCAACAAGATCCTCactccaaaaataaaactgattccAAAAAGGAAGTTACGCAGCAAAGGCAGcggaaaggaaggaagagaatcTAAAGAACTCCTCCAGGCT GTTAAAAAACACCTCGGGCTGCAAACTGGCTAG
- the TRIM59 gene encoding tripartite motif-containing protein 59 isoform X3 has translation MHHFEEELTCSICYSIFEDPRVLPCSHTFCRNCLEGVIQLSSNFSIWRPLRVPLKCPNCRSIVEIPAAGTESLPINFALKAIIEKYQQEDHSDVATCSEHYRQPLNVYCLLDRKLVCGHCLTIGKHNGHPIDDLHSAYIKEKQTSGKLLEQLTDKYWTDVCLLIEKLKEQKFQCESIVQDDKKVVVQYFKKLSDTLEHKKQALLTALDEINTHILEEYEPLIEKLKKIREEQLELMSLNTSIQKEESPLIFLEKVDDMHQRIKALKQKQLPDVKPVEIYPRIGHLLKDVWSKTEIGQINKILTPKIKLIPKRKLRSKGSGKEGRESKELLQAVNPLAVLLLSIVIVVTAFSFHKPVLSVVIEAAPAYISEFLLHIYQDFCTHLQNIVNVLCHTSNLLMEFLGRIVSL, from the coding sequence ATGCATCACTTTGAGGAAGAATTAACGTGTTCCATTTGCTATAGCATATTTGAAGATCCACGCGTTCTGCCCTGTTCCCACACGTTTTGTAGGAACTGTCTGGAAGGCGTTATTCAGCTGTCAAGCAACTTTTCCATTTGGAGACCCCTGAGAGTTCCTCTGAAGTGTCCTAACTGTAGGAGTATTGTTGAAAttcctgctgctggcactgaaTCGTTGCCTATCAACTTTGCATTGAAAGCTATTATTGAGAAATACCAACAGGAAGATCACTCCGATGTTGCAACCTGCAGTGAACACTATAGGCAACCGCTGAACGTTTACTGTCTTTTGGATAGAAAATTGGTGTGTGGCCATTGCCTTACAATAGGAAAACACAACGGTCATCCAATAGATGATCTTCATAGTGCctacataaaagaaaagcagacttCTGGAAAACTTCTCGAGCAGCTAACCGATAAATACTGGACTGATGTATGTTTGCTTattgaaaagctgaaggaaCAGAAGTTCCAGTGTGAAAGCATTGTTCAGGACGATAAAAAAGTAGTAGtgcagtattttaagaaacttAGCGATACCTTGGAGCACAAAAAACAAGCTCTGCTGACCGCACTAGATGAAATTAACACACACATTTTGGAAGAATATGAGCCTCTCATtgagaagttgaaaaaaataagggaagaaCAGCTTGAATTAATGTCACTGAATACATCTATTCAAAAAGAAGAGTCACCGCTTATTTTTCTTGAGAAGGTGGATGATATGCATCAGCGTATAAAAGCTTTGAAACAGAAGCAACTACCAGATGTTAAACCTGTGGAGATTTATCCGCGGATTGGGCACCTGTTGAAAGATGTGTGGTCTAAAACTGAAATTGGTCAGATCAACAAGATCCTCactccaaaaataaaactgattccAAAAAGGAAGTTACGCAGCAAAGGCAGcggaaaggaaggaagagaatcTAAAGAACTCCTCCAGGCTGTAAATCCTTTAGCAGTCCTGCTTCTTTCTATAGTAATAGTGGTAACTGCGTTTTCATTTCACAAACCGGTGTTGTCAGTTGTAATCGAAGCTGCTCCTGCTTATATCTCGGAATTCTTGCTGCATATTTATCAAGATTTCTGCACCCATTTGCAGAATATAGTGAATGTGCTGTGCCATACATCTAATTTACTGATGGAGTTTTTAGGAAGAATTGTTTCTCTTTGA
- the TRIM59 gene encoding tripartite motif-containing protein 59 isoform X1 → MEPRTETYLSSSQNGIFWQITSIPIVGRSPRSSRQKLSCLLLSSFRVNFSSSAEEQPVWQDRAKEEERKRGRSGPSRFHFNSTHASHFITDDDGDQDMHHFEEELTCSICYSIFEDPRVLPCSHTFCRNCLEGVIQLSSNFSIWRPLRVPLKCPNCRSIVEIPAAGTESLPINFALKAIIEKYQQEDHSDVATCSEHYRQPLNVYCLLDRKLVCGHCLTIGKHNGHPIDDLHSAYIKEKQTSGKLLEQLTDKYWTDVCLLIEKLKEQKFQCESIVQDDKKVVVQYFKKLSDTLEHKKQALLTALDEINTHILEEYEPLIEKLKKIREEQLELMSLNTSIQKEESPLIFLEKVDDMHQRIKALKQKQLPDVKPVEIYPRIGHLLKDVWSKTEIGQINKILTPKIKLIPKRKLRSKGSGKEGRESKELLQAVNPLAVLLLSIVIVVTAFSFHKPVLSVVIEAAPAYISEFLLHIYQDFCTHLQNIVNVLCHTSNLLMEFLGRIVSL, encoded by the exons ATGGAGCCTCGAACAGAGACATACCTTTCATCTTCACAGAATGGTATCTTCTGGCAGATCACAAGCATTCCCA TAGTTGGCAGATCCCCCCGCAGCAGCCGTCAGAAGCTCTCATGTCTCTTGCTCTCCAGCTTCAGGGTGAATTTCTCCTCAAGCGCCGAAGAACAACCCGTTTGGCAGGACCGCGcgaaagaggaggaaagaaagcgCGGCCGCTCTGGACCGAGCCGCTTCCACTTTAATTCCACTCATGCCTCGCATTTCATTACCGACGATGACGGCGACCAG gaCATGCATCACTTTGAGGAAGAATTAACGTGTTCCATTTGCTATAGCATATTTGAAGATCCACGCGTTCTGCCCTGTTCCCACACGTTTTGTAGGAACTGTCTGGAAGGCGTTATTCAGCTGTCAAGCAACTTTTCCATTTGGAGACCCCTGAGAGTTCCTCTGAAGTGTCCTAACTGTAGGAGTATTGTTGAAAttcctgctgctggcactgaaTCGTTGCCTATCAACTTTGCATTGAAAGCTATTATTGAGAAATACCAACAGGAAGATCACTCCGATGTTGCAACCTGCAGTGAACACTATAGGCAACCGCTGAACGTTTACTGTCTTTTGGATAGAAAATTGGTGTGTGGCCATTGCCTTACAATAGGAAAACACAACGGTCATCCAATAGATGATCTTCATAGTGCctacataaaagaaaagcagacttCTGGAAAACTTCTCGAGCAGCTAACCGATAAATACTGGACTGATGTATGTTTGCTTattgaaaagctgaaggaaCAGAAGTTCCAGTGTGAAAGCATTGTTCAGGACGATAAAAAAGTAGTAGtgcagtattttaagaaacttAGCGATACCTTGGAGCACAAAAAACAAGCTCTGCTGACCGCACTAGATGAAATTAACACACACATTTTGGAAGAATATGAGCCTCTCATtgagaagttgaaaaaaataagggaagaaCAGCTTGAATTAATGTCACTGAATACATCTATTCAAAAAGAAGAGTCACCGCTTATTTTTCTTGAGAAGGTGGATGATATGCATCAGCGTATAAAAGCTTTGAAACAGAAGCAACTACCAGATGTTAAACCTGTGGAGATTTATCCGCGGATTGGGCACCTGTTGAAAGATGTGTGGTCTAAAACTGAAATTGGTCAGATCAACAAGATCCTCactccaaaaataaaactgattccAAAAAGGAAGTTACGCAGCAAAGGCAGcggaaaggaaggaagagaatcTAAAGAACTCCTCCAGGCTGTAAATCCTTTAGCAGTCCTGCTTCTTTCTATAGTAATAGTGGTAACTGCGTTTTCATTTCACAAACCGGTGTTGTCAGTTGTAATCGAAGCTGCTCCTGCTTATATCTCGGAATTCTTGCTGCATATTTATCAAGATTTCTGCACCCATTTGCAGAATATAGTGAATGTGCTGTGCCATACATCTAATTTACTGATGGAGTTTTTAGGAAGAATTGTTTCTCTTTGA